GAGCAGAATAATCTCTGCTCTCTATAATTTATTTTTATATTTATTTAAATGATATGATACTACACTTTAAAATTTTAGCCATTTCGCTAGAATGTCCTATTATTTTTGTTTAACAGGAGGAATAAGTTTAAATCCAGCAATTTTATTAACCATTATAGCAATTGCTCCATCTCCTGTTACATTACAAGCAGTTCCAAAACTATCCTGTGTCAAGTATAAGGCTATCATTAATGATGTAAGTTCAGGAGTAAATCCCAACATACTTTCCAAT
The Fusobacterium sp. DNA segment above includes these coding regions:
- a CDS encoding cation:dicarboxylate symporter family transporter, which encodes LESMLGFTPELTSLMIALYLTQDSFGTACNVTGDGAIAIMVNKIAGFKLIPPVKQK